Proteins from a single region of Theobroma cacao cultivar B97-61/B2 chromosome 10, Criollo_cocoa_genome_V2, whole genome shotgun sequence:
- the LOC18587371 gene encoding uncharacterized protein LOC18587371 produces MGIRHSSNEHSLSFRNLQNDQKEYCGACTKEILKTAYSCICGFRLHESCSREVQQLPHKTIHPLHSQHDLELKLEWQRPKDGKRKEIQHYSHLHKLTFFKYTKIRNYGYNCSWCEKCLSEVCYGCVRCKFFLHELCRDKVLRTLYHPFHPSHPLRLHSIDIGNNCNACGQDICFLAQREDILSEKYYGNLSYCCLKCNLFLHFGCTKLLPTLKHKCHEHLVTYFRISKKAKNANSCNACGALCDYDFYRCVECNFNVHLHCVPIPSSIEHRYHRHPLNYMDSVAEDHSEEYYCDICENERNPAHPVYCCEKCKYITHVHCVLNEVKITCLTFFLFLCFENQKGKFIKLKAGYINNSTNPR; encoded by the exons ATGGGTATCCGTCATTCCTCTAATGAACATTCCTTGTCCTTCAGAAATCTGCAGAATGATCAGAAAGAATATTGTGGTGCATGCACAAAAGAAATCTTGAAGACGGCCTATTCTTGTATATGCGGTTTTAGGCTCCACGAATCATGCTCGAGGGAAGTGCAACAACTGCCTCATAAGACTATTCACCCTCTCCACTCACAGCACGATCTTGAACTAAAATTAGAG TGGCAGAGACCTAAAGATGGCAAGAGAAAGGAAATTCAGCATTACAGCCACCTTCACAAGCTGACCTTCTTCAAATATACGAAGATAAGAAACTACGGCTATAATTGTAGTTGGTGTGAAAAGTGTCTATCGGAAGTGTGCTATGGTTGCGTAAGATGTAAGTTCTTCCTTCATGAGTTGTGCAGGGATAAGGTACTCAGAACCCTTTATCATCCTTTTCATCCTTCACACCCTCTTCGCTTGCACTCTATAGACATCGGCAACAATTGCAATGCTTGTGGAcaagatatttgttttttggcTCAGCGAGAAGATATTCTTAGTGAAAAGTATTACGGGAATCTCAGTTATTGTTGCTTAAAGTGCAaccttttccttcattttggCTGCACTAAACTCTTACCCACCTTAAAACACAAGTGCCACGAACACCTTGTCACTTATTTCAGAATATCCAAGAAAGCTAAAAATGCTAACTCATGCAATGCTTGTGGGGCGCTTTGTGATTATGATTTCTATCGTTGTGTAGAATGCAATTTCAATGTCCACCTTCATTGTGTTCCAATACCATCTTCAATTGAGCATAGATATCACCGGCATCCACTCAACTATATGGATTCAGTTGCAGAAGATCATTCTGAAGAATATTACTGTGATATTTGTGAAAATGAAAGGAATCCAGCACATCCTGTTTATTGTTGTGAAAAATGCAAATATATTACTCATGTTCATTGTGTGCTCAATGAGGTAAAAATTACTTGccttactttttttttgtttttatgttttgaaaaccaaaaaggaaaatttattaagttgaAAGCAGGGTATATTAATAATAGCACCAACCCACGCTAA
- the LOC18587372 gene encoding indole-3-glycerol phosphate synthase, chloroplastic, with protein MRSSIHSQTESIAESPLWLLIAKMLVLVFLIAIAGISLQSVPSFNHRPSFFIPRSNFPVIRAQLSPKRREEEDVLNMKEWELGMFQNEVAASQGIRIRRRPPMGPPLHYMGPFDFRLQNEDNTPRSFLEEIIWQKDVEVSHMKEKKPLASLKKFIENAARTRDFVGALKAAHSRTGLPGLIAEVKKGSPTRGILRDEVKKGLLWKEKVKKSTKIQNLMAIFRFLLLLLL; from the exons ATGAGGTCATCGATACACAGCCAAACCGAATCAATTGCAGAATCCCCCTTGTGGCTTTTAATTGCAAAAATGCTGGTATTGGTTTTCCTGATAGCGATTGCTGGAATTTCCTTACAGTCAGTTCCTTCCTTCAATCACCGTCCTAGTTTCTTCATCCCGCGCTCTAATTTTCCGGTCATTCGAGCCCAACTG TCCCCGAAAAGGAGAGAGGAGGAAGATGTGTTGAACATGAAGGAATGGGAACTTGGAATGTTTCAAAACGAAGTCGCTGCGAGTCAAGGCATAAGAATAAGGCGAAGACCACCTATGGGTCCGCCGTTGCATTACATGGGCCCTTTCGATTTCCGTTTGCAAAACGAGGATAACACTCCTCGCAGTTTTCTCGAAGAAATCATTTGGCAAAAAGACGTGGAAGTTTCCCAC atgaaagagaagaagccTCTGGCTTCATTGAAGAAGTTTATCGAGAATGCAGCTCGCACTAGAGACTTCGTCGGAGCTCTTAAGGCGGCGCATTCACGGACTGGGTTGCCTGGTTTGATTGCTGAAGTTAAGAAGGGTTCGCCTACCAGAGGAATTCTCAGAGATGAAGTTAAGAAGGGTTTGCTTTGGAAggagaaagtaaaaaaatcaactaaaatACAAAATCTAATGGCCATATTTAGATTcttactactactactattaTGA
- the LOC108663670 gene encoding uncharacterized protein LOC108663670 yields the protein MAYGCEQCFFWLHESCAREIQHLPPKIIHPFHSQHHLELKFKHWFEDFICDKCLYISAGSTYNCHQCDFNFHLTCASSTDDLLPEEEWERLKDGKKKETPHYSHLHKLTIFKYRKIREFDYNCSWCEKSLSEVCYGCLKLSILAVFRYQSQLNIDITGIHSIIWTRLQKIILMNIIVIFVRMKGIQRILFIVVKNAFILLIFNVCSMRIKFHLRRCHLRLPSPFTATLC from the exons ATGGCCTATGGTTGTGAACAGTGCTTTTTTTGGCTCCATGAATCATGCGCGAGAGAAATTCAACATCTGCCTCCTAAGATTATTCACCCTTTCCACTCACAGCACCATCTTGAACTAAAATTCAAGCACTGGTTCGAGGATTTCATTTGTGAtaaatgtttgtatatttctGCTGGCTCCACATACAACTGCCATCAatgtgattttaattttcatttaacaTGCGCTTCTTCAACTGATGATCTATTACCTGAAGAGGAGTGGGAGAGACTTAAAGATggcaagaaaaaggaaactcCGCATTACAGCCACCTTCACAAGCTGACCATCTTCAAATATAGGAAgataagagaatttgactacaattGTAGTTGGTGTGAAAAGAGTCTGTCGGAAGTGTGCTATGGCTGTCTAAAAT TGTCCATCTTGGCTGTGTTCCGATACCAATCTCAACTCAACATAGATATCACTGGCATCCACTCAATTATATGGACTCGATTGCAGAAGATAATTCTGATGAATATTATTGTGATATTTGTGAGAATGAAAGGAATCCAGCGCATCCTGTTTATTGTTGTGAAAAATGCATTTATATTGCTCATATTCAATGTGTGCTCAATGAG gataaaatttcatttgagAAGGTGTCATCTTCGACTCCCCAGTCCGTTTACAGCAACACTTTGTTAA